The following are encoded together in the Bacteroidota bacterium genome:
- a CDS encoding helix-turn-helix transcriptional regulator: MNNEIGLKIKEIAEKKNVSVKNLADSIGRTRQAIYDIYSGKVSVNVDMLNKICGVLGVPVYTLFIGESQLPQSQVELKKVINSILAQVIKKNYVEKLAIRQLMINIYTKASEGHGLVSLELKADKGEGQPVFHEVYKPLKNKLTDSELKDAANLIFKKFFTNIKEMADTADYGKILDAYIDDHFKV; encoded by the coding sequence ATGAACAATGAAATAGGTTTGAAAATCAAAGAGATCGCTGAAAAAAAGAATGTTTCTGTTAAGAACTTGGCAGATAGCATTGGCCGTACACGGCAGGCGATATATGATATCTACAGCGGAAAGGTTTCGGTAAACGTGGATATGCTAAATAAAATTTGTGGTGTTTTAGGTGTCCCGGTTTACACTCTATTTATTGGCGAATCTCAATTACCGCAATCCCAAGTTGAGTTAAAGAAAGTCATTAACTCCATTTTGGCACAGGTGATAAAGAAAAACTACGTTGAGAAACTCGCCATCAGGCAACTGATGATAAATATTTACACCAAGGCTTCCGAGGGGCATGGCTTGGTCAGCCTTGAGTTAAAGGCTGATAAAGGGGAAGGTCAGCCCGTCTTTCACGAGGTATATAAACCATTGAAGAATAAATTAACGGATAGCGAATTGAAAGATGCCGCCAACCTCATCTTCAAAAAATTCTTCACTAATATAAAAGAGATGGCTGACACGGCTGATTATGGAAAAATATTGGACGCATACATTGATGACCATTTCAAAGTGTAA
- a CDS encoding BT4734/BF3469 family protein, with the protein MKKIIFSHFENIRDKTPKTITADDFINSIRTGDVNGNCIKPVIERIRRTQDRDERGKLKKGLPAVTISAICQKGHKKADIISLTHFLQIDIDKIENPEAIKKVLSQDPYLYLLFVSPSGNGIKGIIYTGERNHKDAFQALKTYFLKQYELTIDEQVKDESRLCFYSFDPDIYVNPDAATFEMPTLQSPPRNETTRIKVEDVVGKVESAQLDFTASYEDWLKLAFAFVDEFGADGEQYFHRISKFYGGYSHESCSDQYLKCLHDGSHSVGIDFFFEKAGKLLPSIEVSNSPIPPIPAATSLNNIKFYQPSYDKDGQLKDIKIDYMKWIDLLYGLGFRRFDIDMNFSFVSVQDQIIQEVSVTHIQDAFINYLEGLPENLGEGITKESIIGKIYRNPSHYFCDKRLNLLKPKQPFVFNYDTKDECYIYYRNGFVKCTSSGYKLSAYTELKGLIWRDQIVDRDFAPVDIDSLPPDVKGDFSAFLLNICGKDEKRFNALRTIIGYLLHSFYAGKLKAVVFTDSKISDSPSGRTGKTLLGQALGYLKKYTEINGKDFDPANKHKYSQAHLDTQIIHLNDVRKHFDFETVFNDITEGIVVDIKNAKPFKIKSKLIVSTNQTLRIEGASAKDRAVEFEFADHYSENYSPEDEFGHWFFRDWDNGQWQLFDNFCLGCIATYLAEGVITPVQINLNRRKLHQTTSVEFVEFMDSLVSEGQIKAGIEYEKKDLYLKFVEDCPDFAELKGAKQRRFTEWLRNYARYSGYFSPVEPERHERKSGVARYIVFPPP; encoded by the coding sequence ATGAAAAAAATAATCTTTTCGCATTTTGAGAACATCAGGGATAAAACCCCCAAGACTATTACTGCCGATGATTTTATTAACTCCATCAGGACAGGTGATGTCAACGGCAACTGCATCAAGCCGGTCATTGAACGCATAAGAAGAACTCAAGACCGTGATGAAAGAGGTAAGTTGAAAAAGGGACTACCGGCAGTTACTATTTCTGCCATCTGTCAGAAAGGGCACAAAAAGGCTGACATAATCAGTCTTACTCATTTTTTGCAAATAGACATCGACAAAATTGAAAACCCGGAAGCGATAAAAAAGGTTCTTAGCCAAGACCCTTATTTATACCTTCTATTTGTCAGTCCAAGTGGAAATGGTATCAAAGGTATTATCTATACCGGTGAACGCAACCATAAGGATGCGTTTCAGGCGTTAAAGACATATTTCTTGAAGCAGTACGAGTTAACCATTGATGAACAGGTCAAAGACGAAAGCCGCCTTTGTTTTTACTCGTTTGACCCTGATATTTATGTCAATCCTGATGCGGCGACTTTTGAAATGCCTACATTGCAAAGTCCTCCCAGAAATGAAACAACAAGGATAAAGGTTGAAGATGTTGTAGGCAAGGTTGAATCGGCACAGCTCGATTTTACTGCTTCCTACGAGGACTGGTTAAAATTAGCCTTCGCGTTTGTAGATGAATTTGGCGCTGACGGGGAGCAGTACTTCCACCGGATAAGCAAGTTTTACGGCGGATACAGCCATGAGAGCTGTAGCGACCAATATCTCAAGTGCCTGCATGACGGAAGCCACTCGGTTGGCATAGATTTCTTTTTTGAAAAAGCTGGCAAGTTGCTTCCTTCTATCGAAGTTAGTAACAGTCCAATTCCGCCAATACCTGCTGCGACATCCTTGAATAATATAAAATTCTATCAGCCCTCTTATGATAAAGACGGCCAACTCAAGGATATCAAGATAGACTACATGAAATGGATTGACCTGTTGTATGGTCTTGGATTCAGACGGTTTGATATTGATATGAACTTTTCATTTGTCAGCGTGCAAGACCAAATAATACAGGAAGTATCCGTCACCCATATTCAGGATGCATTTATCAACTACCTCGAAGGACTACCTGAAAACCTTGGAGAAGGCATAACAAAAGAGAGTATCATTGGCAAAATTTACCGGAACCCTTCGCATTATTTCTGCGACAAAAGGTTGAATCTTCTCAAGCCCAAGCAACCGTTCGTGTTCAATTATGACACCAAGGACGAATGTTATATCTATTATCGAAATGGTTTTGTCAAATGCACATCCAGCGGGTACAAGCTATCGGCCTATACAGAATTAAAGGGGCTTATATGGCGTGACCAAATCGTTGACAGAGATTTTGCACCTGTTGACATTGATTCTTTGCCCCCGGATGTCAAAGGCGATTTTTCGGCCTTCCTGTTAAATATTTGCGGCAAAGACGAGAAACGGTTTAATGCCTTACGAACCATCATTGGATACCTGTTGCATAGTTTCTATGCCGGCAAGCTCAAGGCTGTTGTTTTTACCGACAGCAAGATATCTGATTCACCTTCGGGCAGGACAGGCAAGACACTGTTGGGGCAGGCACTGGGCTACCTGAAAAAATATACCGAGATAAACGGTAAGGACTTCGACCCTGCCAACAAGCATAAGTATTCACAGGCACATCTTGACACGCAGATTATCCACCTGAACGATGTACGTAAGCATTTCGATTTTGAAACCGTTTTCAACGATATCACCGAGGGCATCGTGGTGGACATCAAGAACGCCAAACCGTTTAAAATTAAATCAAAACTCATTGTTTCAACAAACCAAACCCTGCGTATTGAAGGGGCAAGCGCGAAGGACAGGGCAGTTGAATTTGAGTTTGCCGACCATTATAGCGAGAACTATTCCCCGGAAGATGAATTCGGGCATTGGTTTTTTCGGGATTGGGATAATGGCCAATGGCAGCTATTTGACAACTTCTGTCTTGGCTGTATTGCAACCTACCTTGCTGAAGGTGTCATAACCCCGGTACAAATAAACCTGAACAGGCGCAAGCTCCACCAGACAACAAGCGTTGAATTTGTTGAATTCATGGATAGCTTGGTTAGTGAAGGACAAATCAAGGCCGGGATTGAATATGAGAAAAAGGACTTGTATTTGAAATTTGTCGAAGACTGCCCGGATTTCGCGGAACTAAAAGGTGCGAAACAGCGCAGGTTCACTGAATGGTTGAGGAACTATGCAAGGTATTCAGGATATTTTTCACCTGTAGAACCTGAAAGACATGAACGGAAAAGCGGAGTGGCAAGATACATCGTTTTTCCACCACCTTGA